A genomic stretch from Vulpes lagopus strain Blue_001 chromosome 11, ASM1834538v1, whole genome shotgun sequence includes:
- the LOC121471791 gene encoding T-cell surface glycoprotein CD1a-like isoform X2, which translates to MLFLQLVLLVVLLPGGDSEDDSQEPISFRIILTTSFYSSSSTQNQGSAWLDELQTHGWNNKTGAFRYLQPWSKGNFSNEELLEVQNLFYTYTIRSPSTFHNHIRDWQLELRPEAWLSAGPSPGPGRLLLVCHVSGFYPKPVWVMWMRGEEEQTGSQRGDVLPHADGTWYLQVSLDLKAKKAAGLSCRVRHSSLGGQDMVLHWEQPHSLGLVFLVVIVALVFLAGLAWWLWKRWKAH; encoded by the exons ATGTTGTTCCTGCAACTTGTGCTGTTGGTGGTTCTCCTCCCGGGGGGTGACAGCGAAGATG ATTCCCAGGAGCCGATCTCCTTCCGGATCATCCTGACCACATCCTTTTACAGCAGTTCCTCGACGCAGAATCAAGGCTCAGCTTGGCTGGATGAGCTGCAGACTCACGGCTGGAACAACAAGACAGGAGCTTTCCGTTACCTGCAGCCTTGGTCCAAGGGCAACTTCAGCAACGAGGAGCTCCTGGAAGTGCAGAACTTATTCTACACATACACCATCCGATCCCCTTCCACATTTCATAACCACATCCGTGACTGGCAACTTGAAT TGCGGCCCGAGGCCTGGCTGTCCGCtggccccagcccagggcctggccgtCTGCTGCTGGTGTGCCATGTCTCTGGCTTCTACCCCAAGCCTGTGTGGGTGATGTGGATGCGGGGCGAGGAGGAGCAGACAGGCTCCCAGAGAGGTGATGTCCTGCCCCATGCTGACGGCACGTGGTACCTTCAGGTGTCCTTGGATTTGAAAGCCAAGAAGGCAGCTGGCCTGTCCTGCCGTGTGAGACACAGCAGTCTAGGAGGCCAGGACATGGTCCTCCACTGGG AGCAGCCCCACTCCCTGGGCTTGGTCTTCCTGGTGGTGATCGTGGCTCTGGTGTTCTTGGCAGGCCTGGCGTGGTGGCTCTGGAAGCGCTG GAAAGCCCATTAG
- the LOC121471791 gene encoding T-cell surface glycoprotein CD1a-like isoform X1, translating into MLFLQLVLLVVLLPGGDSEDDSQEPISFRIILTTSFYSSSSTQNQGSAWLDELQTHGWNNKTGAFRYLQPWSKGNFSNEELLEVQNLFYTYTIRSPSTFHNHIRDWQLEYPFQIQLVLGCDSHFGEASAGFLQLAYQGSDLLSFQNTSWRPSPEGGSRAQKVCSLFNQDHVSHEIVRKLLNEICPRILLSLLDAGKADLQRQVRPEAWLSAGPSPGPGRLLLVCHVSGFYPKPVWVMWMRGEEEQTGSQRGDVLPHADGTWYLQVSLDLKAKKAAGLSCRVRHSSLGGQDMVLHWEQPHSLGLVFLVVIVALVFLAGLAWWLWKRWKAH; encoded by the exons ATGTTGTTCCTGCAACTTGTGCTGTTGGTGGTTCTCCTCCCGGGGGGTGACAGCGAAGATG ATTCCCAGGAGCCGATCTCCTTCCGGATCATCCTGACCACATCCTTTTACAGCAGTTCCTCGACGCAGAATCAAGGCTCAGCTTGGCTGGATGAGCTGCAGACTCACGGCTGGAACAACAAGACAGGAGCTTTCCGTTACCTGCAGCCTTGGTCCAAGGGCAACTTCAGCAACGAGGAGCTCCTGGAAGTGCAGAACTTATTCTACACATACACCATCCGATCCCCTTCCACATTTCATAACCACATCCGTGACTGGCAACTTGAAT ATCCCTTTCAGATTCAGCTGGTATTAGGCTGTGATTCCCACTTTGGAGAAGCatcagcaggcttcctgcagttGGCTTATCAGGGATCTGACCTCCTGAGTTTCCAGAACACATCATGGAGGCCATCTCCAGAGGGAGGAAGTAGGGCTCAGAAGGTCTGCAGTCTATTCAACCAGGACCATGTTTCCCATGAAATAGTACGCAAGCTCCTCAATGAGATCTGCCCCCGGATCTTGTTGAGTCTTCTTGATGCAGGGAAGGCGGATCTCCAGCGACAAG TGCGGCCCGAGGCCTGGCTGTCCGCtggccccagcccagggcctggccgtCTGCTGCTGGTGTGCCATGTCTCTGGCTTCTACCCCAAGCCTGTGTGGGTGATGTGGATGCGGGGCGAGGAGGAGCAGACAGGCTCCCAGAGAGGTGATGTCCTGCCCCATGCTGACGGCACGTGGTACCTTCAGGTGTCCTTGGATTTGAAAGCCAAGAAGGCAGCTGGCCTGTCCTGCCGTGTGAGACACAGCAGTCTAGGAGGCCAGGACATGGTCCTCCACTGGG AGCAGCCCCACTCCCTGGGCTTGGTCTTCCTGGTGGTGATCGTGGCTCTGGTGTTCTTGGCAGGCCTGGCGTGGTGGCTCTGGAAGCGCTG GAAAGCCCATTAG